The Schizosaccharomyces pombe strain 972h- genome assembly, chromosome: I genome contains a region encoding:
- the pex12 gene encoding ubiquitin-protein ligase E3, protein MDSPSLLEVLQVQQVEKLISPSLRFILAYFTHRYPRFLLRAYNSFDGIYLLVKLLLEKSQLKKWNATSVERRFQLKRVIAVRDSSIIAEEFPQESESATSLNGIDVLKKLFLTYCIPYLLEKCESLTTVKENHTAVSILSLQARDKQKGALSVFYSKIKILLVRLKKILHFVFRLIRKSNTYLQWLYYLLYALGKTPYTNLADHILRQRVIYNVENIHSRKLISTREKSSLLTSIADHSMEGFLIIIQLIDWWQSNNYESHLKKGEVAFTELAPPKLPFEINVSTTDICKICGEKIKNPAVLSTGFVFCYPCIQVWLQRHPFKCPVTNLELSRKGESFWRLMI, encoded by the exons ATGGATTCGCCTTCATTATTGGAAGTTTTACAAGTTCAACAGGTGGAAAAACTTATATCACCTTCATTAAGGTTTATACTAGCA TATTTCACACATCGATATCCAAGATTTTTATTACGGGCATATAATTCTTTTGAtggtatttatttattggtAAAACTTTTACTTGAGAAATCTCagcttaaaaaatggaatgcTACATCTGTTGAAAGAAGGTTTCAACTCAAACGAGTAATAGCGGTTCGTGACAGTAGTATAATCGCTGAGGAATTCCCACAAGAATCAGAGTCCGCTACTTCGCTCAATGGGATTGACGtgttaaaaaagttgtttttaaCTTATTGCATACCATATTTGCTTGAAAAGTGCGAATCGTTAACAACggttaaagaaaatcataCTGCCGTTTCTATTCTCTCATTACAGGCTCGTGACAAGCAGAAAGGGGCTTTAAGTGTATTTTATTCGAAAATTAAGATCCTACTTGTCAggttgaagaaaattttgcattttgtATTTCGTTTGATAAGAAAATCTAATACCTACTTACAGTGGTTGTACTATTTACTTTATGCTTTGGGTAAAACTCCTTATACAAACCTTGCTGATCACATATTAAGACAACGTGTGATTTATAATGTGGAAAATATCCATTCTCGAAAACTAATTTCTACCAGAGAGAAATCTTCTCTATTAACGTCTATTGCCGATCACAGCATGGAAGGATTTTTGATCATTATACAATTGATTGATTGGTGGCAATCTAATAATTATGAATCTCATCTTAAAAAAGGGGAAGTCGCTTTTACTGAATTGGCACCGCCAAAGTTACCTTTTGAGATTAATGTTTCCACTACCGacatttgtaaaatatgtggagaaaaaataaaaaatccaGCGGTTTTGTCGACCGGTTTCGTCTTCTGTTACCCATGCATTCAAGTATGGTTACAGCGACATCCATTCAAATGTCCTGTAACGAATTTGGAATTATCAAGAAAAGGCGAATCCTTTTGGAGACTAATGATTTAA
- the csn2 gene encoding COP9/signalosome complex subunit Csn2: protein MSNDFMLEDDENYDFEFEDDDDDMIEPYVDVENCYYNSKSLKEENPESALTSFYSIVEKCEGEQNEWAFKALKQITKINFQLKKYDDMLQSYQRLLGYTNWLSITKNYSEKSIYNIVEYASSCENTEFLEKFYDVTTKALQNLNNERLMLKVLMHVARFLLTQKNYHKFKYLLRQMHELLSDENNSVADQNRGTHLLELYSLEIQMYSDIEDNKRLKELYQSSLRVKTAIPHPRIMGIIRECGGKMHMQENQWSEAQTNFFESFKSYDEAGSSDRIRVLKYLVLANMLSESEINPFDSPETQPYKDNPHIIAMTKLVEAYQIRDITAVERILQTYQHDILDDDFIRQYVDKILYSIRSQVLIELVKPYTSVKLSLLAKKLGVSISIIEQALVGLIIDERVNGKIDMVNEVFTISQPKNTIHNQLVEDVQKLWNTATK from the exons ATGTCTAATGATTTTATGCTAGA aGATGATGAGAATTATGATTTTGAATTCGAAGACGATGATGATGACATGATTGAGCCTTATGTCGATGTAGAAAACTGTTACTACAATTCCAAAT CACTAAAAGAGGAGAATCCCGAGTCCGCGTTAACTTCTTTCTACAGTATAGTGGAGAAGTGTGAAGGCGAACAAAATGAATG GGCATTCAAAGCTCTAAAACAAAtcacaaaaattaattttcaattaaaaaaatatgacgAC ATGTTGCAAAGTTATCAACGATTGTTGGGTTATACCAATTGGTTAAGCATTACCAAAAATTATTctgaaaaatcaatttataatataGTAGAATATGCTTCTAGTTGTGAAAACACcgaatttttggaaaagttTTACGACGTTACGACCAAAGCGTTACAAAATCTAAACAATGAACGACTGATGctaaaagttttaatgCACGTGGCACGTTTCCTCCTTACTCAAAAGAACTATCACAAATTTAAGTATTTATTACGGCAAATGCATGAGCTTTTGTCGGACGAAAATAATTCTGTTGCAGATCAAAACCGTGGAACTCATCTTTTAGAGTTGTATTCTCTAGAAATCCAAATGTATTCCGATATTGAAGATAACAAACGGCTAAAAGAATTATATCAAAGTTCACTACGAGTAAAAACTGCAATACCGCATCCCCGAATTATGGGTATCATTAGGGAGTGCGGAGGTAAAATGCATATGCAAGAAAATCAATGGTCAGAAGctcaaacaaatttttttgagtcTTTTAAATCATATGATGAGGCCGGTTCTTCGGATAGAATTCGCGTTTTGAAGTATCTAGTTTTGGCCAACATGCTTAGCGAATCTGAAATTAATCCATTCGATTCTCCAGAGACTCAACCTTATAAGGATAATCCGCATATCATTGCTATGACAAAACTAGTGGAAGCATACCAAATCCGTGATATAACTGCAGTTGAAAGAATACTCCAAACCTATCAACACGATATTTTGGACGATGATTTTATTCGTCAATATGTTGacaaaattttgtataGCATAAGAAGCCAGGTGTTGATTGAATTAGTTAAGCCGTATACTTCGGTGAAGCTGAGCTTGCTTGCTAAGAAACTAGGTGTCTCTATTTCTATTATTGAACAAGCATTGGTTGGATTGATCATTGATGAACGTGtaaatggaaaaattgACATGGTTAATGAGGTATTCACCATCTCACAACCAAAAAATACCATACATAATCAGCTAGTTGAAGATGTGCAAAAGTTGTGGAATACTGCCACGAAGTAG
- the rpl3703 gene encoding 60S ribosomal protein eL37: MTKGTQSFGMRHNKSHTICRRCGKRSFHIQKSTCACCGYPAAKTRSYNWGAKAKRRRTTGTGRMSYLKKVHRSFKNGFRAGKPTSAATA, translated from the exons atgacTAAGGGTACTCAATCATTCGGTATGAGACATAACAAGTCTCATACCATTTGCCGTCGTTGTGGAAAGCGTTCTTTCCACATTCAAAAGAGCACCTGCGCATGCTGTGGTTATCCCGCTGCCAAGACTCGTAGTTACAACTGGGGTGCTAAGGCcaagagaagaagaactACTGGCACTGGCCGTATGAGCTATTTGAAGAAGGTTCATCGCAGCTTTAAGAACGGATTCC gTGCTGGCAAGCCTACTTCCGCTGCTACTGCTTAG
- the sos7 gene encoding protein sos7 produces MDQNKSTQATGNGKKTEEINELLESFIKEGPKLLWGSTNLKYEDQISRSSEHELQQYRELFTRLKFSYIEQGTKERYLRAILDDPPMLVEAEDNEKLETTNSSLKGRLKSEKREVDLLTEELKTTSRELSSNYESVMEECKNTKSTLSKLESLESELLKLQQDSSTKTPILPEVEAAIHDLESELNITNESIETIDGKIDNDEKYFIQLTKNLSLLEKEYKIASERSNQIKAAIHTRTPDADAKKQVQNWYTSMLEIYDQLLQK; encoded by the exons ATGGATCAAAATAAATCGACACAGGCAACTGGAAATGGAAAGAAGACAGAggaaataaatgaattgcttgaaagttttataaaagaaggTCCTAAATTACTTTGGGGGTCGACGAATTTGAAATACGAAGACCAAATAAGTCGTTCGTCAGAACATGAACTTCAGCAATATAGG GAACTTTTTACTCGATTGAAGTTTTCTTATATCGAGCAAGGGACGAAGGA GAGATATTTAAGAGCCATACTGGATGACCCACCTATGCTCGTTGAAGCGGAAgacaatgaaaaattag AAACGACAAATTCTTCTCTTAAGGGGAGGCTTAAATCCgaaaaaagagaagttGATTTGCTCACAGAAGAGTTAAAGACAACGTCTAGGGAATTATCTTCTA ATTATGAATCAGTGATGGAAGAGTGCAAAAACACAAAGTCTACACTCTCCAAGCTCGAAAGTCTGGAAAGTGAATTGTTAAAACTACAACAAGATTCTTCAACAAAG ACTCCCATTTTACCAGAGGTTGAAGCAGCTATTCATGACCTCGAAAGCGAATTAAACATCACTAATGAATCCATAGAAACTATCGATGGGAAGATAGACaatgatgaaaaatacTTTATACAACTAACCAAAAACCTTTCTTTACTTGAAAAGGAATATAAAATAGCTTCTGAGAGGTCTAATCAAATTAAAGCAGCAATCCACACTAGAACGCCCGATGCTGACGCAAAAAAACAAGTGCAAAATTGGTATACCTCGATGcttgaaatttatgatcaacttcttcaaaaataa
- the sen2 gene encoding tRNA-splicing endonuclease catalytic subunit Sen2: MSKNHEVYKDALPISLAYPLPPIILTNPLTWIPYIYRYLFRKTPRQVQWQCQLHESDLSCVVTDSEAIKKFWTSGFFGKGNLSRSEPTWHTRTKRSLGLLGFDEDLVAEEVTARRRFQRKQFKAQRAYRENRARERQLLLENGKPIPASLEEDAELPEYLTKSLKDFSRVSENPYHITSVPNVEHLQLTFPEAFFLASLGVLRINYENPNFELLPILKLFANIVANSVALTHDYSLQQSHEDPIIEPDNKFLTELAAYFYFRQQGWVVKNGTKFSVDFLLYKKGPVFSHAEFAILLIPCVGNKQKYNMQWHEVHCLNRVIAQVKKSLILCYVQCPSIEDFNKIWKNQASMNEWDWAESVLRQYLIRCVTLRRWVPSRNRD; the protein is encoded by the exons ATGTCGAAAAATCATGAAGTTTATAAGGATGCGCTCCCTATTTCTTTAGCTTATCCTCTTCCTCCTATTATTCTTACTAATCCTTTAACCTGGATACCATATATATATCGGTACCTATTTAGAAAGACACCCAGGCAAGTACAATGGCAATGTCAGCTTCATGAAAGTGACCTCAGCTGTGTTGTAACAGATAGTGaagctattaaaaaattttggacaTCAggtttttttggaaaaggaaatttgtCTCGTAGCGAGCCAACTTGGCATACACGAACTAAGCGATCGCTGGGACTTCTTGGATTTGATGAAGACCTTGTAGCTGAGGAAGTTACCGCGCGTAGGAGATTTCAGCgaaaacaatttaaagCACAAAGAGCTTATAGGGAAAATCGTGCTCGTGAGAGGCAATTACTATTAGAAAATGGCAAGCCGATTCCAGCATCTTTAGAAGAAGATGCAGAACTTCCTGAGTATTTAACGAAATCTCTTAAAGACTTTTCCCGAGTTTCCGAAAATCCATACCATATTACTTCAGTGCCTAATGTTGAGCACCTACAGCTAACATTTCCGGaagccttttttttagcttCTTTGGGAGTCCTTCGAATCAACTACGAAAACCCTAATTTTGAACTTTTACCtattttaaagctttttgcCAACATAGTTGCTAATTCAGTTGCCCTTACTCATGATTATTCTTTACAGCAAAGCCATGAAGACCCTATTATTGAGCCGGacaacaaatttttaactgAATTGGCTGCTTATTTCTACTTTCGTCAGCAAGGTTGGGTTGTAAAAAACGGAACCAAATTTTCGGTGGATTTTT TATTGTACAAAAAGGGTCCAGTTTTCAGCCATGCCGAGTTTGCTATTTTGCTAATTCCATGTGTTggaaacaaacaaaaatataacatGCAATGGCATGAAGTTCATTGTCTAAATCGGGTAATTGCGCAAGTGAAAAAGAGCCTAATATTATGCTATGTTCAATGTCCTAGCATTGAAgactttaataaaatatggaAAAATCAAGCCTCAATGAATGAATGGGATTGGGCAGAGTCTGTACTTCGACAATATTTAATTCGATGTGTAACCTTAAGGCGCTGGGTTCCTAGCAGGAATAGAGATTAG
- the eos1 gene encoding N-glycosylation protein, with amino-acid sequence MKQYLNTVISNPRPAQALGINQPFVVFCFITSRALSFVPAIYWCFKCLHLAFVADKFKWLPLTSALWTLVSAYLSFVLANGFLLKWLIHYSIGPTIIRLFSLNVINFSFLSLSVSFITHGDNAYLLPAWIAISCFQTAAYIVQDWITSPIIRTLPFRSSSSSSSNYRHNLDFLEITVFAVVPVGIASFFTMVMLIWQLYKYPDSFLVSA; translated from the exons ATGAAACAGTACTTGAACACAGTTATTTCCAACCCTAGACCAGCACAAGCGTTGGGAATCAATCAACCATTTGTAgtattttgctttattacaTCTCGTGCTCTTTCATTTGTACCTGCGATTTACTGGTGcttcaaatgtttacaTCTAGCTTTTGTTGCTGACAAGTTCAAATGGCTCCCATTAACATCGGCCCTATGGACTCTG GTATCTGcttatttatcttttgtCTTGGCGAATggttttttacttaaatg GCTGATCCATTACTCAATTGGACCTACCATTATAAGGCTCTTTTCACTCAACgtgataaatttttcattcctATCATTAAGCGTTAGTTTTATTACACATGGCGACAACGCTTATTTACTTCCAGCCTGGATTGCTATCTCTTGTTTCCAGACTGCAGCCTACATAGTTCAAGATTGGATCACCTCTCCCATAATTAGAACACTTCCTTTTCGTTCCTCATCCAGTTCATCTTCCAATTATCGACACAATCTCGATTTTTTAGAGATCACCGTTTTTGCTGTCGTGCCAGTGGGTATTGCAAGTTTTTTTACGATGGTTATGCTTATTTGGCAACTTTACAAATACCCGGATTCTTTTTTAGTGTCTGCGTAA
- the mrm202 gene encoding 2' O-ribose methyltransferase Mrm2-like protein, with translation MSMRIWSRSSSAYSAIARSSSWFNNSLFSSCLLRFYSNPPKKTKKNTLISLRKSAETANEKFIEKINKEHQLFKPGQIVVDLGCAPGIWSTIAARHVGLFGRVIACDIIPCRLPENSSMIQGNILSMEIQLEIAKAAIRSRNSFFRNQQDHNSASIPYLQSVFEEERDTKEKAKIEDLSADVIMSDLGPPFPMVQGFEFWISKLPYLAMQTNEHLAVKDELDSLYLAQAALLFAIKALKPDGIFLCKVLESSHLRSFAEDLSMCFKCVKKIQFKTKIKDELYAVYFCSGKQLSCHSKLLNI, from the exons ATGTCTATGAGAATTTGGAGTAGAAGTTCCTCTGCTTATTCGGCCATAGCCAGAAGTTCTTCTTGGTTTAACAATTCTCTCTTTTCAAGTTGTTTATTACGTTTTTATTCCAACCCTCctaaaaagacaaaaaagaatactTTAATATCTCTGAGAAAGTCAGCTGAGAcagcaaatgaaaaattcattgaGAAA ATAAACAAAGAGCATCAGCTTTTCAAACCTGGTCAGATTGTTGTTGATTTG GGTTGTGCACCTGGAATATGGAGTACAATAGCTGCTCGACATGTTGGTTTGTTTGGTAGAGTTATTGCATGTGATATAATTCCTTGTAGGCTCCCTGAAAACTCCAGTATGATTCAAGGTAATATACTAAGTATGGAAATTCAGCTTGAAATAGCTAAGGCAGCCATTCGTAGTCgaaactctttttttcgAAATCAACAAGATCATAATTCTGCTTCTATTCCCTACTTGCAGTCAGtctttgaagaagaaagagatacaaaagagaaagccaaaattgaagatttgTCAGCAGATGTTATAATGAGTGATTTAGGTCCCCCATTTCCAATGGTTCAGGGATTCGAATTTTGGATTTCAAAATTACCTTATTTAGCTATGCAAACTAATGAGCATTTAGCAGTTAAGGACGAGTTGGATTCGCTTTATCTTGCCCAGGCAGCTTTATTATTTGCCATAAAAGCACTGAAACCAGATGGAATTTTCCTTTGTAAAGTATTGGAAAGTTCACATTTACGAAGTTTTGCTGAGGATTTATCTATGTGCTTTAAAtgtgtaaaaaaaattcaatttaaaactaaaattaaagatgaGCTATATGcagtttatttttgttcCGGGAAGCAGCTGTCATGTCATTCTAAGCTTTTGAACATTTAA
- the ost3 gene encoding oligosaccharyltransferase gamma subunit Ost3 gives MNFFKILSFFSLFVITCFAKLDLNSKTDADGVIQITGRLFHRIVNGKQDFTTVALFSADSSTMNCDVCRLIEPEFKALANSYKLKYGLDSGIRFTYADFGKNKNLFQDFSIESVPNFWIFKPKSIQAIHVDLSHGVTASHLAAIVEKHTGKIADIVYKQDQAKRVGAFLSYIIVGAALFFTRKIIVKIFTSRKVWAALTIITVITLSSGYMFTRIRFSPYSQRGEHGENLWLAGSQQFQFGAEVQVVSLLYTALTMSSIFLAIVAPKVEGAKRQTLFVIIWLAFLWIGYSFLVDIFKRKVSMYPFKLLI, from the exons atgaatttcttcaaaatccTCTCGTTTTTCTCCCTCTTTGTAATTACATGCTTTGCAAAATTAgatttaaattcaaaaacgGATGCTGATGGAGTTATTCAAATTACCGGCAGATTGTTTCATCGAATCGTAAATGGAAAACAAGATTTCACCACAGTAGCTCTTTTCTCAGCCGATTCCTCTACCATGAACTGTGATGTTTGTCG TCTCATTGAACCGGAATTTAAAGCGCTTGCTAATTCGTACAAGTTAAAATATGGTCTTGACAGTGGAATACGTTTTACCTACGCtgattttggaaagaatAAGAATCTTTTTCAGGAC TTTTCCATTGAAAGCGTCCctaatttttggatttttaaaCCAAAATCTATTCAAGCTATCCACGTAGACTTAAGCCATGG TGTCACTGCTTCTCATCTTGCTGCTATTGTAGAAAAGCATACTGGGAAAATCGCCGATATTGTATATAAGCAAGATCAAGCCAAACGGGTTGgtgcttttctttcctaTATTATCGTTGGAGCTGCTTTATTCTTTACCCGTAAAATTATTGTCAAAATCTTTACAAGTCGCAAAGTTTGGGCCGCCTTAACCATTATCACCGTTATTACTTTAAGTAGTGGTTACATGTTTACTCGCATTCGTTTCAGTCCTTATAGTCAACGTGGTGAACACGGTGAAAACCTTTGGCTTGCTGGTTCTcaacaatttcaatttggTGCTGAAGTTCAAGTTGTTTCCCTATTGT ATACCGCTTTAACCATGTCTTCCATCTTCCTTGCAATCGTTGCTCCTAAAGTCGAAGGAGCCAAACGCCAAACTTTGTTCGTTATAATATGGTTGGCATTCCTTTGGATTGGTTATAGTTTCCttgttgatatttttaagaGGAAAGTTAGTATGTATCCATTTAAGCTTctaatttaa
- the mrx21 gene encoding coenzyme A/ diphosphate transporter, with amino-acid sequence MQKDKFGPCAPSRIPLLSNDLISMLSGGVAATVSRTAVSPLERMKIIFQVQNNKEYTSLTSTLVKIWNREGLIGFFRGNGTNCLRAFPYGAVQFATFNMLKQRALKNRSHQNLENHERLLFGAIAGAASCATTYPLDIARTRLSIETAGLTSRSLAINNVANNSLKVKPLTLWSTLLYIVQHEGGYPALYNGLPATLLNVVPYVSICFFTFEFCKQKFFSNADLTAFQKLFLGGFTGIIGQTLTFPADVLRRRFQVNRIPGIGHNYKNIKSAIFHIYKTEGINGFFRGYSSNMLKIIPVMSITWYTYETVSKMLHDL; translated from the coding sequence ATGCAAAAGGACAAATTTGGCCCTTGTGCACCTTCTAGGATACCTCTGTTGAGCAATGATTTGATTTCTATGTTATCCGGAGGAGTTGCTGCTACCGTTAGTCGGACAGCGGTAAGCCCACTGGAACGAATGAAGATCATTTTTCAGGTTCAAAACAACAAAGAATATACTTCTCTCACTTCGACACTTGTCAAAATATGGAACCGTGAAGGCCTCATAGGTTTTTTTCGGGGCAATGGTACGAACTGCTTGAGAGCGTTTCCTTACGGGGCCGTACAATTCGCGACTTTCAATATGCTCAAACAAAGAGccttaaaaaatagatCACATCagaatttggaaaatcaTGAAAGGCTTCTTTTTGGCGCAATTGCTGGTGCTGCCAGTTGCGCTACGACATATCCTTTGGACATTGCACGAACGCGTTTGTCCATTGAGACAGCTGGACTAACATCACGAAGCTTAGCAATCAATAATGTCGCTAATAATTCTTTGAAAGTAAAACCTCTTACTTTGTGGTCTACTCTATTATACATAGTTCAGCATGAGGGTGGATATCCTGCCCTTTATAATGGTCTCCCTGCCACTTTATTGAACGTCGTTCCGTATGTCtcaatatgtttttttacatttgaattttgcaaacaaaaatttttctcaaaTGCTGACTTGACtgcttttcaaaagctCTTTTTGGGTGGGTTTACCGGGATTATTGGCCAAACACTAACATTTCCTGCTGATGTACTTCGACGGCGATTTCAAGTGAATAGAATTCCTGGTATTGGAcacaattataaaaatataaaaagcGCAATATttcatatatataaaacCGAAGGAATCAATGGATTTTTTCGTGGCTATTCGAGCAAtatgttgaaaattatCCCTGTTATGAGTATTACATGGTATACATATGAAACTGTTAGTAAAATGCTTCACGATCTTTAA
- the rpl1802 gene encoding 60S ribosomal protein eL18, with product MGIDIERHHVRKSQRSKPASENVYLKLLVKLYRFLARRTDSRFNKAILKRLFQSKTNRPPISISKIAALTSRKSASLEGKTTVIVGTVTDDERLLTVPKLSVAALRFTKSARARILKAGGEVLTLDQLALRAPTGSNTVLLRGKKHAREAYRHFGFGPHKHKAPYVRSEGRKFERARGRRKSRAFKV from the exons ATG gGTATTGACATCGAGAGACACCACGTCAGAAAGTCTCAGCGCAGCAAGCCTGCCTCCGAGAATGTGTACTTGAAGCTTTTGGTAAAATTGTACCGATTCTTGGCCCGTCGTACGGATTCTCGTTTCAACAAGGCAATTTTGAAGCGTCTTTTTCAGTCCAAGACCAACCGCCCTCCTATCTCTATTTCTAAGATTGCTGCTCTTACTAGCCGTAAGAGCGCTTCTCTCGAGGGTAAAACTACCGTTATCGTCGGAACCGTTACTGATGATGAGCGTTTGTTGACTGTCCCCAAGCTTTCCGTTGCCGCCCTTCGTTTTACCAAGTCTGCTCGCGCTCGCATCTTGAAGGCTGGTGGTGAAGTTTTGACTCTTGATCAACTTGCTCTCCGTGCTCCCACTGGAAGCAACACCGTCCTCTTGCGTGGTAAGAAACATGCTCGTGAAGCTTACCGTCACTTCGGTTTCGGCCCCCATAAGCACAAGGCTCCTTATGTCCGTTCTGAAGGTCGTAAGTTTGAGAGAGCTCGTGGTCGTAGAAAGTCTCGTGCCTTCAAGGTATAA
- a CDS encoding 6-phosphofructo-2-kinase: MSNNNNKDDSELQSRTHYYNPDRTAIPVKDDVDQLDKFGSPKLSANDHSFTNTDSVTSEDRPFSSPVSTLTSNSANFSDSSLQNSPVHPIPSPALSPTLNLGSRPDVKRVSSGGYFALPKQLTSIRQTHRPMSQQHRVPSFHPASDTAPPSPIPFHHHLRKKGSSMSIPGQTSIVSSNNGSEATNPPEEKLAIIMVGLPARGKSYIVNKLVRYYNWLQYNCKAFNVGNFRRKHASHSHDDASFFDPSNEEASKLRESFAMDTLDALLQWFEEEDGVVGIFDATNSTSKRRKAIVDHLSKVPYVTTLFIESICNDEQLIAANMRMKLVGPDYKDLNPEQSLRDFQERVRMYERKYEPLGKSEEDLNLRYIKVINVGKKVVAFNIRGFLAGQAVFFLLNFNLSPRQIWVTRHGESVDNVRGRIGGNAELTPLGRQFSEDLALFIDEKRDEFQERLYNDYSKESHLLQHGSHSFNGKQFETSFNCLTPSENTVNDPQVLDPEDEERLEKPYSVWTSMMQRSIQTAAYFDEEQYDIKAMRMLNEICSGICDGLTYEEIKSIYPKEYEARKLDKLNYRYPGSGGESYLDVIYRLQSVIVEIERMKHHVLVIGHRVITRIIIAYFLGCRREDIAYLNVPLHTVYCIEPQPYGTDFYQYNYDPNTRKFSRVPFSL, encoded by the coding sequence ATGTcgaataataataacaagGATGACTCGGAGTTGCAGTCCCGTACTCATTATTACAATCCTGATCGCACGGCTATTCCTGTAAAAGATGATGTTGACCAGCTTGATAAATTTGGTTCTCCCAAGCTTTCGGCAAACGATCATTCTTTCACCAACACCGATTCGGTTACTTCTGAAGATCGACCATTTTCTTCACCAGTATCGACGTTAACATCGAACTCTGCCAATTTTTCAGACTCATCGCTTCAAAATTCTCCCGTCCATCCAATTCCTTCCCCTGCATTGTCTCCCACTCTGAACCTAGGGAGTCGACCAGATGTAAAGCGAGTCTCTTCTGGCGGTTATTTTGCTCTTCCAAAACAGTTGACTTCCATACGTCAAACGCACAGACCTATGTCACAACAGCATCGCGTTCCGAGTTTTCATCCTGCAAGCGATACTGCACCGCCTTCGCCCATTCcttttcatcatcatttACGGAAAAAGGGCTCTTCCATGAGTATTCCGGGTCAAACATCCATCGTTTCTTCCAATAACGGTTCCGAGGCGACCAATCCCCCAGAGGAAAAGCTTGCAATCATTATGGTGGGCTTACCAGCTAGAGGGAAATCTTACATTGTAAATAAGCTTGTTAGATATTATAATTGGCTGCAATATAATTGCAAGGCGTTTAACGTTGGTAATTTTCGCCGAAAACATGCTAGCCATAGTCACGATGATGCCTCTTTCTTCGATCCTTCTAACGAAGAGGCTTCCAAGCTTAGAGAATCGTTTGCCATGGATACGTTGGATGCTTTGCTTCAGTGGTTCGAAGAAGAGGATGGAGTTGTCGGCATCTTTGATGCCACAAACTCTACCTCCAAACGAAGAAAGGCCATTGTTGACCATCTTAGTAAAGTTCCTTATGTGACTACTTTGTTTATTGAGTCCATATGTAATGATGAACAACTTATTGCCGCCAACATGAGAATGAAGCTAGTTGGCCCTGATTACAAGGATCTCAACCCTGAGCAGTCTTTGCGAGATTTTCAGGAACGTGTTCGTATGTATGAAAGGAAATACGAACCGCTTGGAAAGTCTGAAGAAGACCTGAACCTAAGGTATATAAAGGTAATAAATGTCGGGAAGAAAGTTGTCGCATTTAACATCCGTGGATTCCTTGCAGGACAGGCCGTGTTCTTTTTGCTAAACTTCAACCTTTCTCCACGACAAATTTGGGTGACGCGTCATGGCGAGTCCGTTGACAATGTTAGAGGCCGAATTGGTGGTAACGCTGAGTTGACACCTCTGGGCAGACAATTTAGCGAAGACTTAGCTTTGTTTATTGACGAAAAGCGAGATGAATTTCAAGAGCGTTTATACAACGATTATTCTAAGGAATCACACTTGTTACAGCACGGCTCCCATTCTTTTAATGGTAAACAATTTGAAACCAGCTTCAATTGCCTAACACCCTCCGAAAATACTGTTAATGATCCCCAAGTTTTAGATCCAGAGGATGAAGAGCGATTAGAAAAACCTTATAGTGTTTGGACGTCTATGATGCAGCGTAGTATACAGACCGCTGCATATTTTGACGAAGAACAATATGATATAAAAGCCATGCGTATGTTAAATGAGATCTGTTCTGGTATATGTGATGGATTGACGTACGAGGAAATCAAGTCAATTTATCCAAAGGAATATGAAGCTCGAAAACTAgacaaattaaattatcGGTATCCCGGATCTGGTGGTGAAAGCTATCTTGATGTTATCTATAGATTACAGAGTGTAATTGTTGAAATTGAGCGGATGAAACATCATGTTTTGGTAATTGGTCATCGCGTGATTACTCGTATAATTATTGCATATTTCTTGGGTTGTCGTCGAGAAGATATCGCTTATTTGAATGTACCACTTCACACTGTTTACTGCATCGAGCCGCAACCATATGGTACTGATTTTTACCAATATAATTACGATCCTAATACGAGAAAGTTTTCAAGAGTCCCTTTCTCACTTtga